A stretch of the Polaribacter pacificus genome encodes the following:
- a CDS encoding cell division protein ZapA — MSGKLKINVVIAGRNYPLSVKNTQEEEGMRKAASSINQLISLYEQNYAVNDKQDVLAMCALRFASQLEIANLDSDVTQDEALKKINDLNVLLQKHLE; from the coding sequence GTGTCAGGAAAATTAAAAATTAATGTTGTAATTGCTGGTAGAAACTACCCTTTAAGTGTTAAGAACACTCAAGAAGAGGAAGGAATGCGAAAAGCTGCAAGCAGTATTAACCAATTAATTTCCTTGTATGAGCAAAATTATGCGGTTAATGACAAGCAAGATGTTCTTGCTATGTGTGCACTGCGATTTGCATCTCAATTAGAAATCGCGAATTTAGATTCGGATGTCACACAGGATGAAGCTTTAAAAAAAATAAATGATCTAAATGTTTTATTACAAAAACACTTAGAATAA
- the rny gene encoding ribonuclease Y produces MEQMILPSILGVVIGAIIGFIIAKAMEKSKEKKLLSATKKEAESILKEARKEAESLKKDKILQAKEKFIELKSEHEKVILGREKKISEVEKRIRDRESQLASEQDKTKKLNKNLEVKEADFTYKLDFLEKKESELERNHKRQVDLLEQISGLSADEAKKELVTSLKDEAKADAMAFIQNATEEAKLTAEQDARKVVLNTIQRVGVEQAVENCVSVFNLESDDVKGRIIGREGRNIRALEAATGVEIIVDDTPDAIILSCFDPVRREIARLSLHKLVTDGRIHPARIEEIVQKTEKQITQEIIEVGKRTVIDLGIHGLHPELIKTIGRMKYRSSYGQNLLQHSREVANLCGIMAAELGLNAKMAKRAGLLHDIGKVPDTESELPHALLGMQWAEKYGEKPEVCNAIGAHHDEIEMKSLLSPIVQVCDAISGARPGARRQVLDSYIQRLKDLEDIAFGFTGVQKAYAIQAGRELRVMVESSKVNDEKASELSFNISQKIQNDMTYPGQVKVTVIRETRAVNVAK; encoded by the coding sequence ATGGAACAAATGATACTTCCCTCCATTTTAGGAGTGGTTATAGGTGCGATTATTGGTTTTATCATTGCTAAAGCGATGGAAAAATCCAAAGAAAAAAAATTATTAAGCGCCACAAAAAAAGAAGCAGAATCAATACTGAAAGAAGCTAGAAAAGAAGCTGAATCATTAAAAAAAGATAAAATTTTACAAGCAAAAGAAAAATTCATTGAATTAAAATCTGAGCATGAAAAAGTTATCCTAGGAAGAGAAAAGAAAATCTCTGAAGTTGAAAAGCGCATTAGAGACAGAGAATCTCAATTAGCATCAGAGCAAGACAAAACAAAAAAGCTAAACAAAAATTTAGAAGTAAAAGAAGCTGATTTTACTTACAAATTAGATTTCCTTGAAAAGAAAGAAAGCGAGTTAGAAAGAAATCACAAAAGGCAAGTAGACTTGCTTGAGCAAATTTCAGGTCTATCCGCAGATGAAGCAAAGAAAGAACTAGTTACCTCTTTAAAAGACGAAGCCAAAGCAGATGCTATGGCATTTATTCAAAACGCAACAGAAGAGGCCAAATTAACCGCGGAGCAAGATGCTAGAAAAGTGGTTTTAAATACCATTCAACGAGTAGGGGTAGAACAGGCAGTAGAAAACTGTGTTTCTGTTTTTAACCTTGAATCTGATGATGTAAAAGGAAGAATTATTGGTAGAGAAGGACGTAATATTAGAGCCCTTGAAGCTGCTACTGGTGTAGAGATTATCGTTGATGATACTCCTGATGCTATTATCTTATCTTGTTTTGATCCCGTTAGAAGAGAGATTGCTCGTTTGTCATTACACAAATTAGTCACAGATGGTAGAATTCACCCAGCTAGAATTGAAGAGATCGTTCAAAAAACAGAAAAACAAATTACTCAAGAAATTATTGAAGTAGGGAAACGTACTGTAATTGATCTAGGGATTCATGGTTTACATCCAGAGTTGATTAAAACTATTGGAAGAATGAAATACCGCTCATCATATGGACAAAACTTATTACAGCACTCGAGAGAGGTAGCCAACCTTTGTGGAATTATGGCAGCTGAGTTAGGTTTAAATGCTAAAATGGCAAAAAGAGCTGGTCTTTTACACGATATAGGAAAAGTTCCAGATACAGAAAGCGAATTACCTCACGCACTACTAGGAATGCAATGGGCTGAGAAGTATGGTGAAAAACCAGAAGTTTGTAATGCAATTGGAGCTCACCATGATGAAATCGAAATGAAGAGTTTACTATCTCCTATCGTACAAGTCTGTGATGCTATTTCAGGAGCAAGACCTGGAGCAAGACGTCAGGTGTTAGATTCATATATACAACGTCTAAAAGATTTAGAAGACATCGCATTTGGATTTACAGGAGTACAAAAAGCGTATGCTATTCAAGCAGGTAGAGAATTAAGAGTGATGGTAGAGAGCAGCAAAGTTAATGATGAAAAAGCATCTGAACTCTCTTTTAATATCTCACAAAAAATTCAAAATGACATGACTTACCCAGGTCAGGTAAAGGTTACAGTGATTAGGGAAACCCGTGCAGTAAACGTTGCCAAGTAA